From Neodiprion pinetum isolate iyNeoPine1 chromosome 7, iyNeoPine1.2, whole genome shotgun sequence, a single genomic window includes:
- the LOC124223216 gene encoding uncharacterized protein, translated as MNLTVKFFVICSVMVTVSSAGILDTLFSWGLAETEARSTTPPPSKCLCQASGCLCCVDLNLTAAIDLGGPVCLNIKQKEENVTLNMSFGENAMHNATIRIAEAANKRTCMNLLSDLAQLCATFTTVKEAASGYDGCLAVEPELLSTTQAVYQIGCFNFNQDNIRQLDTTAAEALTSTEVPETSEAPETGDGAGEDEDYNLNPDELIAAVSASAEQGIALFSQWLGLNLNPSLNQTTSPIEDASGSSGSSRGARKLEGEVQRDAIKSEERFKQILSAQDNIQKESPRLGQVPDVETTYVYTEPPRPGSLASLVEPEAVKQPEVPIDGLAVVPRESRRGGRAYNIHQHVNEI; from the exons atGAATCTTACGGTGAAGTTTTTCGTCATATGCTCAGTGATGGTAACCGTGTCTTCGGCAGGAATACTTG ATACTCTGTTTTCCTGGGGCCTGGCTGAAACCGAAGCCCGATCGACGACGCCGCCGCCGTCCAAGTGTCTCTGTCAAGCATCCGGCTGCCTTTGCTGCGTCGACCTTAATTTGACAGCGGCCATTGACCTGGGAGGTCCTGTATGCCTCAACATTAAACAGAAGGAGGAAAACGTCACCCTGAATATGAGCTTCGGGGAGAACGCGATGCACAACGCGACGATTCGCATTG CCGAGGCGGCGAACAAGCGAACTTGCATGAACCTTCTCTCGGATTTGGCGCAACTCTGCGCGACATTCACGACGGTTAAAGAGGCGGCTTCCGGTTACGACGGATGTTTGGCCGTGGAACCAGAGCTCCTGAGCACGACGCAGGCGGTTTACCAAATCGGTTGCTTCAATTTCAACCAGGACAACATTCGACAGCTTGACACGACAGCGGC AGAGGCACTGACGTCCACGGAAGTTCCGGAGACTTCGGAGGCACCGGAAACTGGCGATGGTGCGGGGGAGGACGAGGACTACAATCTGAACCCCGACGAGCTGATCGCAGCGGTTTCGGCGAGCGCCGAACAAGGAATCGCGTTGTTCTCCCAGTGGCTGGGCCTGAACCTAAACCCGAGCCTGAACCAGACGACATCGCCGATCGAAGATGCCTCGGGATCGTCGGGATCTTCGAGGGGGGCGCGAAAGCTCGAGGGCGAAGTGCAGCGGGACGCGATAAAGAGCGAGGAACGCTTCAAGCAGATCCTTAGCGCCCAGGACAACATCCAGAAGGAGTCGCCGAGGCTCGGCCAGGTCCCCGACGTCGAGACGACTTACGTCTACACCGAGCCGCCCCGACCCGGAAGTCTGGCCTCTCTCGTCGAGCCCGAGGCGGTGAAGCAGCCGGAAGTGCCGATCGACGGCCTCGCCGTTGTCCCGAGGGAATCGCGGAGGGGTGGACGCGCCTACAACATCCATCAGCACGTCAACGAGATATAG